The Roseimicrobium gellanilyticum DNA segment GTCGTCAAACAACTGCAGGAAAGCATAGCCCACGCGGGCGGCGCGCATCTTCCTCCAGCGCAGCAGCGAGCGTCCGTAGAGGACGAGAAAGATACCGAAGTAGCGCCGGTGACGTCTCGCAAAGCGCAGGCACTCGGTGAAGCACAACCATTCAACGCCACGCTTCATGTCTCTGGTTTCTCCGGCATGGGGCGGGGACCGCGCCACATGTTCAGATAGATACGCAGGAAGGAGGGGCGCGGCTCGGTGAAATCCACATGCTTGTGCAGGTGCACCCACGGCACATCCGGATGCTGGTGATGCGCCTTGTGGTGGTGGTAGTTCAGAAAGAGCCACTGCACCACCTTGTTCACCTTCAGGTTCCAGGCACCTTCCTTCACATCGAGTTCCGACCAGGCGTGGTCTGCGTATTGCAAGGAACTCCAGTTCACTGCGAAAGCCGCATAGCAGAGCAGCCAGCCTTGCCAGGTGGCATCCGAGAGGATGAAAAGCGCCGCCTGCACGGCGAGCGTGAACAGGATCTCCAATCGAATCCTCCCACTCGGTGCGTTGTCAAAACCCTCCAGCATCGCGTCCGCTGCGGTCTGCTGGGCGAAACGAGAATCATCGGAACGAAGCGCCTTCATCTGAAATGCACCCGGCCACACGAGGTACATCATCATGCCCAGCGGTGAGGCGGTCCAGTAGAGTCCGGTGAGGATGCAGTACCACTGGAGGTATTTCAGGAGCTTGTTGTCATGCGGGCGCAAATAGTCGAACTGCTCGACCTCGGTGCGATTGTTCCTGTGATGCCGCAGATGGAAGATGCGCTGAAACGTGAGTGCGGTGGGGAAGAAGGCTGCGGCAATGCGCCCGCCCCATTCATTCATCGCGCGATTCGAATGGAAGATCCCGTGCACGGACTCGTGCAGCAGGGAGAAGAGGGTGTTTCCCACGAAGGAAAACGCCACCATGGCGAGCAGCACCTGCCACCAGGCGGAGGCGTGGGACGCGGCGTGCAACAAGGAGCCGGCCACCACGGCTGCGCCTGCGAGCAGCAGCAGGTTCAGCCGGTCGGGAATGGCGCGGAGCTCAGGAAAGGACATGGCCGCAGGAAGGTAAGGTCACACGCGGCCATGCTCAAGCCTCACTCAGCGGCGGCCGCTCGTCTTGCGGCCAATCATCATGCCCAGCAGGATGCCGACCACGGCGCAGCCCATGCCGACCATCATCATGGTCTTCTGCAGGGCGGTGAGCACAGGGTTGTCGAACATGTTCGTGGAATAGTGGATGGCGGTCACGAGCCACTTGCCATCTTCCTTGATCATCGTGGCCGTCCAGCGGGCATTGATGTCCAGGCGCTGGCCTCCCTTGAGTGTATAGACATCCTGGGTGGAGCCGTAGCACACGCCCATGCTGTCATTGAGATAGAGGCTGGTGAGGTCGTCCGCGTCGAACTTCACCGTCAGGTTGTCCACCACGCGGTTCGGGCCGGACATCATTTTCACATAGTAGTCGCGGATGCCCTGGTGACCTTTGGCCACGTCGCCGTTCATCGTGGTGAAGACGATGTTGGGATGCAGAAAGGCGACGAGGGCATTCACATCCTTCTTGTTCATGGCATCCGTGATGCCATCGCGCAGCACGCGGAGCTGCTCGTGATTGGGATTCTCCGCGGCGCGTACTTCGAGAGGTGCGGCAGCGGTGCCGGGTGCCGGAGCTGGCGCAGGAGCAGCGGCAGGTGGTGTCGCGGGCGCGGGCGCCGGGGTGTCCGGCACGGGTTGAGCAACGGATGGCGCGGGTGTGGGCGCTGGCGCCGGGGCGGCGGGTTGCTGGGCAGAGGCGCTCGTGATGCAAGCCAGCACAAGCAGTGGAAGGAGAAGCTCGAGGCGGGTCATAGCGGCTGCGGGGAGTGAGGTTGGGGGATGCTACCGGAGCCTTGGCGTGCGGCAAAGCTCAAATACTTGCAAAGATACGGATCTTCCTCCGGAGTCACCTTCGGAGAAAAACGCATGCCTTCCAGAATGCGGATGTCCTTCTTCAGGAAGGCGTGGAAAAGCCAGCCCGCCACCTGCACCCGAAGCCGGGAGAGCAGTGGGGCGGACCCACGCGGAACTGCGTACAGGGGTTTCACGATCGTGCCGCCTTCCGCCGGAAGAAAGCTGAGCCACAGGAAGGTCTCCCGGCGTTGAGTGCGCGTCTTCACCGTGAGCACAGAGCCCTCCCAGCAGTGGATGGTCACGTCGATGGCATTGCCAGAGACCTTCCGCATGATGCGGTCGGCCAGCTCGTTGCCAGTCACTTTCGACATGTACTTAAATTCCAGTCGATGTCCCTGGTCATCGATGCTCGGCGTGCCATGCAGGGCCCGGGCGTGGACCGTCTGGAAATGATTTAGGTCAAAGGCGTTTGCCACCACGGCCTGCCACGGACAGCGGAGGAAGACGGGCGTGCCCTGCTTGTACAGGAGTGACTCGGGTGAGACTCCATCAAAGAGCGGGAAGGGCTTCGCGTCGGCTTCTTGTCGTGGCGTCACCCAGATGGCGTCGCAGGCTTCGCGGACTGCATAGGAACGCAACGCAGGACGAGGCTGGAGCTTGGCAGGAGCTCCAGGGCCAGCACATCCGGGGGGACTTCCATGGCTGCCCCCGCACTCGAACCGCCAATGGTGCAGGGGGCACTGCAGCGAGGAGCCATGCACAGAGCTGTGGGCCAGATGCGTGCCCATGTGCGGGCAGTAGGCCTGCACGGCGCGTACGGCGCCGTCTTCTCCCCGAAATACTACAAGCGGCAGACCGGGCAGGTCAAAGGTGAGTACGGTGCCGCGCTTCAGCTGGCTCGAAGGCGCGACGAGGAACCAGCCGTGCAAGGGCAGTGGCTTATGCCAGTCGAGCTCAGGGAAGGGGGGCTCCATCGCGGGGGTAAATGACCATCCTAAGCATGTGTGGACTCGTCAACTGATGAGGTGTCATGCGCATCAAAGGAAAGCGCCGGTACCCAGTGAGGTTCCGGCGCTTTCAGAGGGTTCACGAGACGTGAACTGCGGATGTGGGCGGGCTGACTACTGCACGCGCTCCACCAGCCAGCCAAGCAGCTCGCTGATCTTGATGCGGTGCTGGGCATTGCTGTCGCGCTCGCGGACGGTGACGGTGTCCTTCAATTCTTCGCCTTTTTCGCCGAGGGTTTCGAAGTCGATGGTCACGCCGAAGGGAGTGCCCGCCTCGTCCTGTCTCGCGTAGCGGCGGCCGATGGCAGCCGTTTCGTCGTAGAAGCAGTTCATGTGCTTCTTGAGCAGGTCGTAGACTTCACGCGCCTTGGACACGAGCTCGGGCTTGTTCTTCAGCAGCGGGAACACACCCACCTTGATGGGGGCGATGCGCGGATGCAGGCGCATCAGGGTGCGGACTTCCACCTTGCCATTCATATCGGCCTTTTCTTCTTCACAGAAGGCACTCGCCAGCACGGCGAGCGCGAGGCGGTCAAGTCCGGCGGAGGGCTCGATCACGTGCGGTACATAGAAACCTTTGAAGAGGCGGTCAAACCAGGCACGCACTTCCGCTTCCGTGAGCGGGGTGCCCTTGGTCTTGGCCTGCTCAGCGGCGATGCGCTTCTGGATCATCGCTTCCTTCTGCTCCTCGGTCAGCTTGGCAGCGGCGGCCTTCAGTTCATCATCAAAGTACTCCTGCGGCTTGCCGCTGTGCTTCTGGTGCTGGCTGAGGTCGAATTCACCACGAGCCGCCACACCTTCCAGCTCATCCGTTCCGAAGGGGAACTTGAAGAGGATGTCCGTGCAGGCTCGCGCGTAGTGCGCGAGGTCGTCAGCCGACTGCGTGTAGTAGTCGAGCACATCGGTTCCGAGACCGATGGAATTGTAGTACTCGGTGCGCTGAGCCACCCAGTAGCGGTGCCACAGGTCCCAGCCCCAAGTGGGCTGCGGTGTGGAGAGGTCTGCACTTTCGCTCCAAGCCTGCGCAGGAGCGCCGGTGAGGATTTCGATGGCCTCGTCCGGCTTGATAAAGAACTCGAGTTCCATCTGCTCGAACTCACGCGAGCGGAAGGTGAAATTCTTCGGGGTCACCTCGTTGCGGAAGGCTTTTCCAATCTGGCAGATGCCGAATGGCACCTTCACGCGAGAGCTGTCCACCACGTTCTTGAACTGCGCGAAGATGGCCTGCGCCGTCTCCGGGCGAAGGTACGCGACATCCGCATCCGTGGCCGTCGGGCCCACGAAGGTGCGGAACATCAGGTTGAAGGGACGCGGCTCGGTGAGCTGAGCACCGTTCTCGGGGTTGAAGGCACGTGTATTCTCCACCTTCTCGCCGGTCTCACCACCGGTGGGTTCCGGGGACTTCACCCCGCGCTGTTCGTAGAAGAGCTTGGCAATCTTCAGCGCGGACTCACGAGGCTTGCCCTGCGGGGCGAGTACGG contains these protein-coding regions:
- a CDS encoding fatty acid desaturase encodes the protein MSFPELRAIPDRLNLLLLAGAAVVAGSLLHAASHASAWWQVLLAMVAFSFVGNTLFSLLHESVHGIFHSNRAMNEWGGRIAAAFFPTALTFQRIFHLRHHRNNRTEVEQFDYLRPHDNKLLKYLQWYCILTGLYWTASPLGMMMYLVWPGAFQMKALRSDDSRFAQQTAADAMLEGFDNAPSGRIRLEILFTLAVQAALFILSDATWQGWLLCYAAFAVNWSSLQYADHAWSELDVKEGAWNLKVNKVVQWLFLNYHHHKAHHQHPDVPWVHLHKHVDFTEPRPSFLRIYLNMWRGPRPMPEKPET
- a CDS encoding SgcJ/EcaC family oxidoreductase, which translates into the protein MTRLELLLPLLVLACITSASAQQPAAPAPAPTPAPSVAQPVPDTPAPAPATPPAAAPAPAPAPGTAAAPLEVRAAENPNHEQLRVLRDGITDAMNKKDVNALVAFLHPNIVFTTMNGDVAKGHQGIRDYYVKMMSGPNRVVDNLTVKFDADDLTSLYLNDSMGVCYGSTQDVYTLKGGQRLDINARWTATMIKEDGKWLVTAIHYSTNMFDNPVLTALQKTMMMVGMGCAVVGILLGMMIGRKTSGRR
- a CDS encoding Rieske 2Fe-2S domain-containing protein yields the protein MEPPFPELDWHKPLPLHGWFLVAPSSQLKRGTVLTFDLPGLPLVVFRGEDGAVRAVQAYCPHMGTHLAHSSVHGSSLQCPLHHWRFECGGSHGSPPGCAGPGAPAKLQPRPALRSYAVREACDAIWVTPRQEADAKPFPLFDGVSPESLLYKQGTPVFLRCPWQAVVANAFDLNHFQTVHARALHGTPSIDDQGHRLEFKYMSKVTGNELADRIMRKVSGNAIDVTIHCWEGSVLTVKTRTQRRETFLWLSFLPAEGGTIVKPLYAVPRGSAPLLSRLRVQVAGWLFHAFLKKDIRILEGMRFSPKVTPEEDPYLCKYLSFAARQGSGSIPQPHSPQPL
- a CDS encoding glycine--tRNA ligase yields the protein MPEDKKDTASMEKLVSLCKRRGFIYQSSEIYGGIAGFWDYGPLGAELKRNLRDTWWRAMTREREDVVGLDATIIMHPNIWKASGHVDTFSDPMSDCLLTKKRFRSDHVDLQSGMVYRFTGATGAEDTKSDVPFAVLAPQGKPRESALKIAKLFYEQRGVKSPEPTGGETGEKVENTRAFNPENGAQLTEPRPFNLMFRTFVGPTATDADVAYLRPETAQAIFAQFKNVVDSSRVKVPFGICQIGKAFRNEVTPKNFTFRSREFEQMELEFFIKPDEAIEILTGAPAQAWSESADLSTPQPTWGWDLWHRYWVAQRTEYYNSIGLGTDVLDYYTQSADDLAHYARACTDILFKFPFGTDELEGVAARGEFDLSQHQKHSGKPQEYFDDELKAAAAKLTEEQKEAMIQKRIAAEQAKTKGTPLTEAEVRAWFDRLFKGFYVPHVIEPSAGLDRLALAVLASAFCEEEKADMNGKVEVRTLMRLHPRIAPIKVGVFPLLKNKPELVSKAREVYDLLKKHMNCFYDETAAIGRRYARQDEAGTPFGVTIDFETLGEKGEELKDTVTVRERDSNAQHRIKISELLGWLVERVQ